Proteins from one Streptomyces genisteinicus genomic window:
- a CDS encoding malonic semialdehyde reductase: MSLVLDPAAQDLLFREARTANAFTDEPVTDEQVQAIYDLVKYGPTAFNQTPLRVVLVRTPEARERLVSHLAEGNQAKTAAAPLVAILAADNEFHEELPTLLPHFPQAKDAFFSERPVREAAATVNASLQAAYFILGIRAAGLAAGPMTGYDAAGIQKEFLDGDHTPLMVVNIGKPAENAWFPRSPRLSYEQVVTTV, encoded by the coding sequence ATGTCCCTCGTTCTCGACCCCGCCGCCCAGGACCTGCTGTTCCGCGAGGCCCGCACCGCGAACGCCTTCACCGACGAGCCGGTGACCGACGAGCAGGTCCAGGCGATCTACGACCTGGTCAAGTACGGGCCGACGGCCTTCAACCAGACCCCGCTGCGCGTGGTGCTCGTCCGCACCCCGGAGGCCCGCGAGCGCCTGGTCTCCCACCTCGCCGAGGGCAACCAGGCCAAGACAGCCGCCGCCCCGCTGGTCGCGATCCTCGCCGCGGACAACGAGTTCCACGAGGAACTGCCGACCCTTCTCCCGCACTTCCCGCAGGCGAAGGACGCCTTCTTCAGCGAGCGCCCGGTCCGCGAGGCGGCCGCCACGGTCAACGCCTCCCTCCAGGCCGCCTACTTCATCCTGGGCATCCGCGCCGCCGGCCTGGCCGCCGGCCCGATGACCGGCTACGACGCCGCCGGCATCCAGAAGGAGTTCCTGGACGGCGACCACACCCCCCTGATGGTCGTCAACATCGGCAAGCCCGCCGAGAACGCCTGGTTCCCGCGGTCGCCGCGCCTGTCGTACGAGCAGGTCGTCACCACCGTCTGA
- a CDS encoding exodeoxyribonuclease VII small subunit, with product MAAGTEEAALGYEQARDELIETVRRLEAGGTTLEESLALWERGEELAKVCRHWLEGARARLDAALAEPEPGGDEGGGR from the coding sequence ATGGCTGCGGGTACGGAAGAGGCCGCGCTCGGTTACGAGCAGGCGCGGGACGAGCTGATCGAGACCGTGCGCCGTCTGGAAGCGGGCGGCACGACGCTGGAGGAGTCGCTGGCCCTGTGGGAGCGCGGCGAGGAGCTGGCGAAGGTCTGCCGCCACTGGCTGGAGGGTGCCCGGGCGCGGCTGGACGCGGCGCTCGCGGAGCCGGAGCCGGGCGGGGACGAGGGTGGCGGCCGGTGA
- the xseA gene encoding exodeoxyribonuclease VII large subunit: protein MALNTSAEAPLPVGEVSRLIGGWIDRLGAVWVEGQITQLSRRPGAGVVFLTLRDPSYDISVGVTCYRQVFDAVADVVSEGARVVVLAKPEWYAPRGQLSLRAAEIKPVGIGELLARLEQLKRSLGAEGLFAADRKRALPFLPHRVGLVCGRASAAERDVLENARRRWPHVRFEVRNVAVQGVHAVTQVVQAVKELDEHPEVDVIIVARGGGSVEDLLPFSDEQLVRAVAGCTTPVVSAIGHEPDAPLLDLVADLRASTPTDAAKKVVPDVGEELERVAQLRRRALRTVEGLLEREERGLAHALARPSMEHPQRMVEQREDEVDALLARSRRVLGHLLDRADSELSHTRARVVSLSPAATMERGYAVLQRADGGVVRSPEEVAAGDALRARVAQGEFAVRVDD, encoded by the coding sequence ATGGCTCTCAACACGTCCGCGGAAGCGCCCCTGCCCGTCGGCGAGGTCTCGCGGCTCATCGGGGGGTGGATCGACCGCCTCGGGGCGGTCTGGGTCGAGGGGCAGATCACCCAGTTGTCGCGCCGTCCGGGGGCGGGGGTCGTCTTCCTGACGCTGCGCGACCCGTCGTACGACATCTCGGTCGGCGTGACGTGCTACCGCCAGGTGTTCGACGCGGTGGCGGACGTGGTCTCGGAGGGCGCGCGGGTCGTGGTGCTCGCCAAGCCGGAGTGGTACGCGCCCCGGGGGCAGCTGTCGCTGCGGGCGGCGGAGATCAAGCCGGTCGGCATCGGTGAACTGCTGGCGCGTCTGGAGCAGTTGAAGCGGTCGCTCGGGGCCGAGGGCCTGTTCGCGGCGGACCGCAAGCGGGCGCTGCCGTTCCTGCCGCACCGGGTCGGCCTGGTGTGCGGCCGGGCGTCCGCCGCCGAGCGGGACGTGCTGGAGAACGCGCGGCGGCGCTGGCCGCACGTCCGCTTCGAGGTGCGCAACGTCGCCGTGCAGGGCGTGCACGCGGTCACCCAGGTCGTGCAGGCGGTCAAGGAGCTGGACGAGCACCCCGAGGTGGACGTGATCATCGTGGCCCGGGGCGGCGGCAGCGTGGAGGATCTGCTGCCGTTCTCCGACGAGCAGCTGGTGCGCGCGGTGGCCGGCTGCACGACGCCGGTGGTGTCGGCCATCGGCCACGAGCCGGACGCGCCGCTGCTGGACCTGGTGGCGGACCTGCGGGCGTCCACCCCCACCGACGCGGCGAAGAAGGTCGTGCCGGACGTGGGCGAGGAGCTGGAGCGCGTGGCCCAGTTGCGGCGGCGGGCGCTGCGGACGGTGGAGGGGCTGCTGGAGCGCGAGGAGCGCGGGCTCGCCCATGCGCTGGCCAGGCCCTCCATGGAGCACCCGCAGCGGATGGTGGAGCAGCGCGAGGACGAGGTGGACGCGCTGCTGGCGCGCAGCCGCCGGGTCCTCGGGCATCTGCTGGACCGCGCGGACTCGGAGCTGTCGCACACGCGGGCGCGGGTGGTCTCGCTCTCTCCCGCCGCCACGATGGAGCGCGGGTACGCCGTCCTCCAGCGCGCGGACGGCGGGGTGGTGCGCTCGCCCGAGGAGGTGGCCGCGGGGGACGCGCTGCGGGCACGGGTCGCACAGGGCGAGTTCGCGGTGCGCGTCGACGACTAG
- a CDS encoding APC family permease → MRRGAERDGRRDAAAGHDGLRRTLGFRDLVVYGLLFIAPMAPVGVYGALDAKSDGAVALVYVVATVAMAFTASSYAQMVRVAPQAGSVFTYARKGLGEAPGFVAGWMAMLDYLLIPAVAYLFSGIAMEALVPEVDRWVWTAIAVVVTTLLNLWGVRAAARVGFAVLAMEIAVLLVFVVSAVVVLVRDGAERGWLSPLTGDAGFSLAAVFSAVSIAVLSYLGFDAIASFAEEVTGGSRKVARAVLFCLALAGTLFVAQTYLVALLTPVSSAELAADPAAQGSAFYDAVDASVGTWLHDLVAVSKAIGAAFAALAGQAAAGRLLFAMARDRRLPRLLARTDSGVPRLALLLAATVTMVAAVWAAQRDDGLDHLVSVVDIGALTAFVLLHASVVGWFVVRRMDGEPDWLRHVVVPVLGTAVLVAVIAEAARSAQVVGVIWFGVGLVVLAVQWGRTREDGPGGGAGKG, encoded by the coding sequence ATGAGGCGAGGGGCGGAACGGGACGGCCGGCGGGACGCCGCCGCCGGCCACGACGGGCTGCGGCGCACGCTCGGCTTCCGGGACCTGGTCGTCTACGGGCTGCTGTTCATCGCCCCCATGGCGCCCGTCGGCGTGTACGGCGCGCTCGACGCGAAGTCGGACGGGGCGGTCGCGCTGGTGTACGTGGTGGCGACGGTCGCCATGGCGTTCACCGCTTCGAGCTACGCGCAGATGGTGCGGGTGGCGCCGCAGGCCGGGTCGGTCTTCACCTACGCGCGCAAGGGGCTCGGCGAGGCGCCGGGGTTCGTCGCCGGGTGGATGGCGATGCTGGACTACCTGCTGATCCCCGCGGTGGCGTACCTGTTCTCCGGGATCGCGATGGAGGCGCTGGTCCCGGAGGTGGACCGGTGGGTGTGGACGGCGATCGCCGTGGTGGTGACGACGCTGCTCAACCTGTGGGGCGTGCGGGCGGCGGCCCGGGTCGGCTTCGCGGTGCTGGCGATGGAGATCGCGGTGCTGCTGGTGTTCGTGGTGTCGGCGGTGGTGGTGCTGGTCCGGGACGGGGCGGAGCGGGGGTGGCTGTCGCCGCTGACCGGCGACGCCGGCTTCTCGCTGGCGGCGGTCTTCAGCGCGGTGTCGATCGCGGTGCTCTCGTACCTCGGGTTCGACGCGATCGCGTCGTTCGCCGAGGAGGTGACGGGCGGGTCCCGGAAGGTGGCGCGGGCGGTGCTGTTCTGCCTGGCGCTCGCCGGGACGCTGTTCGTGGCGCAGACGTATCTGGTGGCGCTGCTGACGCCGGTTTCGTCGGCGGAGCTGGCCGCCGACCCGGCGGCGCAGGGGTCGGCGTTCTACGACGCGGTGGACGCCTCGGTGGGGACCTGGCTGCACGATCTGGTGGCGGTCAGCAAGGCGATCGGGGCCGCGTTCGCCGCGCTGGCCGGGCAGGCGGCGGCCGGCCGGCTGCTGTTCGCGATGGCGCGGGACCGGCGGCTGCCGCGGCTGCTGGCGCGCACCGACTCCGGGGTGCCGCGGCTGGCGCTGCTGCTGGCGGCGACGGTCACGATGGTGGCCGCGGTGTGGGCGGCGCAGCGGGACGACGGCCTCGACCATCTGGTGTCGGTGGTGGACATCGGCGCTCTGACGGCGTTCGTGCTGCTGCACGCGAGCGTGGTCGGCTGGTTCGTGGTGCGCCGGATGGACGGGGAGCCGGACTGGCTGCGGCATGTGGTGGTGCCGGTCCTCGGCACGGCGGTGCTGGTCGCGGTGATCGCGGAGGCGGCCCGGTCGGCGCAGGTGGTGGGCGTGATCTGGTTCGGGGTGGGGCTGGTGGTGCTGGCGGTGCAGTGGGGCCGCACCCGGGAGGACGGGCCGGGCGGCGGGGCCGGGAAGGGCTGA
- a CDS encoding 4-hydroxy-3-methylbut-2-enyl diphosphate reductase: protein MTSAQPVRRVLLAAPRGYCAGVDRAVIAVEKALEQYGSPIYVRHEIVHNKYVVQTLEKKGAIFVEETAEVPEGSIVMFSAHGVAPTVHAEAAERKLATIDATCPLVTKVHKEAVRFAQEDYDILLIGHEGHEEVIGTSGEAPDHITLVDGPDDVANVEVRNPDKVVWLSQTTLSVDETMETVDALKTKFPGLVSPPSDDICYATQNRQTAVKQMGAEADLVIVVGSKNSSNSVRLVEVALGAGARDAHLVDFAEEIDEAWLEGVSTVGVTSGASVPEVLVEGVLEWLTQRGFEDVEIVKAAEESIVFSLPKELRRDLRAEADGLAGR, encoded by the coding sequence ATGACTTCTGCGCAGCCTGTCCGACGCGTCCTGCTCGCCGCTCCCCGTGGTTACTGCGCGGGCGTGGACCGCGCCGTGATCGCCGTGGAGAAGGCCCTGGAGCAGTACGGGTCGCCCATCTACGTCCGACACGAGATCGTCCACAACAAGTACGTCGTGCAGACCCTGGAGAAGAAGGGCGCGATCTTCGTCGAGGAGACGGCGGAGGTCCCCGAGGGCTCGATCGTCATGTTCTCCGCCCACGGCGTCGCCCCGACCGTCCACGCGGAGGCCGCCGAGCGCAAGCTCGCGACCATCGACGCGACCTGCCCGCTGGTGACCAAGGTCCACAAGGAGGCCGTGCGCTTCGCACAGGAGGACTACGACATCCTCCTCATCGGCCACGAGGGCCACGAGGAGGTCATCGGCACCTCCGGCGAGGCCCCGGACCACATCACCCTCGTCGACGGCCCCGACGACGTCGCCAACGTCGAGGTCCGCAACCCCGACAAGGTCGTCTGGCTCTCCCAGACCACCCTCTCCGTCGACGAGACCATGGAGACGGTCGACGCGCTGAAGACCAAGTTCCCCGGGCTCGTCTCGCCGCCGAGCGACGACATCTGCTACGCCACCCAGAACCGCCAGACCGCCGTCAAGCAGATGGGCGCCGAGGCCGACCTCGTCATCGTCGTCGGCTCGAAGAACTCCTCGAACTCGGTCCGCCTGGTCGAGGTCGCCCTGGGCGCCGGCGCCCGCGACGCCCACCTGGTCGACTTCGCCGAGGAGATCGACGAGGCGTGGCTGGAGGGCGTCTCCACCGTCGGCGTCACCTCCGGCGCCTCCGTGCCCGAGGTGCTGGTCGAGGGCGTCCTGGAGTGGCTGACCCAGCGCGGCTTCGAGGACGTCGAGATCGTCAAGGCCGCCGAGGAGTCCATCGTCTTCTCGCTCCCCAAGGAGCTCCGGCGGGACCTGCGCGCCGAGGCGGACGGCCTCGCCGGCAGGTGA
- the ppgK gene encoding polyphosphate--glucose phosphotransferase encodes MNVFGVDIGGSGIKGAPVDLERGDLAEERHKVLTPHPATPDAVADGVAEVVGHFGWTGPVGITFPGVVTGGITRTAANVDKGWIDKDAARLLGDRIGGAPVTLLNDADAAGVAEMTFGAGRGRKGTVILLTFGTGIGSALFTDGRLVPNTELGHLELHGHDAEKRASTKAKEDADLSWSHWARRVQKYLAHVEMLFSPELFVIGGGVSRKAEKFLPLIEDIRAEIVPAELQNNAGIVGAAMAAAGR; translated from the coding sequence ATGAACGTCTTCGGAGTGGACATCGGCGGATCCGGGATCAAGGGCGCTCCCGTGGATCTGGAACGGGGCGACCTGGCCGAGGAGCGCCACAAGGTCCTCACCCCCCATCCGGCGACGCCGGACGCCGTCGCCGACGGTGTGGCCGAGGTGGTCGGCCACTTCGGCTGGACCGGCCCGGTGGGCATCACCTTCCCCGGCGTCGTCACCGGCGGCATCACCCGGACCGCCGCCAACGTCGACAAGGGCTGGATCGACAAGGACGCGGCCCGGCTGCTCGGCGACCGGATCGGCGGCGCACCCGTGACCCTGCTGAACGACGCCGACGCCGCGGGCGTCGCCGAGATGACCTTCGGCGCCGGCCGCGGCCGCAAGGGCACCGTGATCCTGCTGACGTTCGGCACGGGCATCGGCAGCGCGCTCTTCACCGACGGCCGCCTGGTGCCCAACACCGAGCTCGGCCACCTCGAACTCCACGGCCACGACGCCGAGAAGCGGGCCTCCACCAAGGCCAAGGAGGACGCCGACCTGAGCTGGTCGCACTGGGCCCGCCGGGTCCAGAAGTACCTCGCGCACGTCGAGATGCTCTTCTCGCCCGAGCTGTTCGTGATCGGCGGCGGCGTCAGCCGCAAGGCCGAGAAGTTCCTGCCCCTCATCGAGGACATCCGGGCCGAGATCGTCCCCGCCGAGCTCCAGAACAACGCGGGCATCGTCGGCGCCGCGATGGCGGCCGCCGGACGCTGA
- a CDS encoding DUF6542 domain-containing protein yields MEQHRTRSPEPRQRPQGSLPARGTVADGTTVYPVRPRPRRPVPPVVLALRRLPNPRLTGLGAGVFAASLMFALGFLDWLLLDGSAAVYGVLFLLVSAVTALWVREADVVMAPIIVPIAFAVGIVPISGGDGGLGGQTMAVVTALAVHAIWLYGGTLVAGVITCVRKVRAMGRRRRRPAGAKEGAVRR; encoded by the coding sequence GTGGAGCAGCACAGGACCCGTAGCCCCGAGCCCCGGCAGCGCCCGCAGGGCTCGCTTCCCGCGCGGGGCACCGTCGCCGACGGCACCACCGTCTACCCGGTGCGTCCCCGGCCCCGGAGACCGGTGCCGCCGGTCGTGCTGGCGTTGCGCAGACTGCCGAACCCGCGGCTGACCGGGCTGGGCGCGGGGGTGTTCGCCGCCTCGCTGATGTTCGCGCTCGGGTTCCTGGACTGGCTGCTGCTGGACGGTTCGGCGGCCGTCTACGGGGTGCTCTTCCTGCTGGTCAGCGCGGTGACCGCGCTGTGGGTGCGGGAGGCGGACGTGGTGATGGCGCCGATCATCGTGCCGATCGCGTTCGCGGTGGGGATCGTGCCGATCTCCGGCGGCGACGGCGGGCTGGGCGGCCAGACGATGGCCGTGGTCACGGCGCTGGCGGTGCACGCGATCTGGCTCTACGGCGGGACGCTGGTCGCGGGCGTGATCACCTGTGTGCGCAAGGTGCGGGCGATGGGCCGCCGCCGCCGGCGGCCCGCCGGTGCGAAGGAAGGCGCGGTCCGCCGCTGA
- the ychF gene encoding redox-regulated ATPase YchF: MSLTIGIVGLPNVGKSTLFNALTKNDVLAANYPFATIEPNVGVVGVPDTRLTKLAEIFSSQRVLPATVDFVDIAGIVRGASEGEGLGNKFLANIRESDAICQVIRAFKDENVVHVDGKVSPKDDIETINTELILADLQTIEKVLPRLSKEARIKKDVAPKVAAVEAAKEILERGDTLFSQGILQGSEKAELLHDLHLLTTKPFLYVFNVDEDELTDDSFKDEQRALVAPAEAIFLNAKLEADLAELDEEDAVELLQSVGAEEPGLATLARVGFDTLGLQTYLTAGPKESRAWTIKKGATAPEAAGVIHTDFQKGFIKAEVISFADLVDTGSVAEARAKGKARMEGKEYVMQDGDVVEFRFNV, encoded by the coding sequence GTGTCGCTCACGATCGGAATCGTCGGCCTGCCGAATGTCGGCAAGTCGACCCTGTTCAACGCCCTGACCAAGAACGACGTACTGGCGGCCAACTACCCGTTCGCCACCATCGAGCCCAATGTGGGCGTCGTCGGCGTCCCCGACACCCGGCTCACCAAGCTGGCCGAGATCTTCTCCTCCCAGCGCGTCCTCCCGGCGACCGTCGACTTCGTCGACATCGCCGGCATCGTGCGCGGCGCGAGCGAGGGCGAGGGCCTGGGCAACAAGTTCCTGGCGAACATCCGCGAGTCCGACGCGATCTGCCAGGTCATCCGCGCCTTCAAGGACGAGAACGTCGTCCACGTCGACGGCAAGGTCTCGCCCAAGGACGACATCGAGACGATCAACACCGAACTGATCCTCGCGGACCTCCAGACCATCGAGAAGGTCCTCCCGCGCCTGTCCAAGGAAGCCCGCATCAAGAAGGACGTGGCTCCCAAGGTCGCGGCCGTCGAGGCGGCGAAGGAGATCCTGGAGCGGGGCGACACCCTCTTCTCCCAGGGCATCCTCCAGGGCTCCGAGAAGGCCGAGCTCCTGCACGACCTCCACCTGCTCACCACCAAGCCGTTCCTCTACGTCTTCAACGTCGACGAGGACGAGCTGACGGACGACTCCTTCAAGGACGAGCAGCGCGCCCTGGTCGCCCCGGCCGAGGCGATCTTCCTCAACGCCAAGCTGGAGGCCGACCTCGCCGAGCTCGACGAGGAGGACGCCGTCGAGCTCCTCCAGTCCGTCGGCGCCGAGGAGCCCGGCCTCGCCACCCTCGCCCGCGTCGGCTTCGACACCCTCGGCCTCCAGACCTACCTCACGGCAGGTCCCAAGGAGTCCCGCGCCTGGACGATCAAGAAGGGCGCCACGGCCCCCGAGGCGGCCGGTGTGATCCACACCGACTTCCAGAAGGGCTTCATCAAGGCCGAGGTCATCTCCTTCGCCGACCTCGTCGACACGGGCTCCGTCGCCGAGGCCCGCGCCAAGGGCAAGGCGCGCATGGAGGGCAAGGAGTACGTCATGCAGGACGGGGACGTGGTGGAGTTCCGCTTCAACGTCTGA
- a CDS encoding DNA-binding protein — MPGTLLLDSEGLSKLYRKDRTVMALIQAASEEGIRVATSAMTTLEADYERIHPARIKWVLSRVDVHDVTKEITDHAAALLRSHRLHGHKYAIDAAFAVIARTAPQPATAVTSDPEDLTLLCGPAVEVVKV; from the coding sequence ATGCCCGGCACCCTGCTGCTCGACAGCGAAGGCCTCTCCAAGCTCTACCGCAAGGACCGCACCGTCATGGCCCTGATCCAAGCGGCATCGGAGGAAGGCATCCGCGTGGCCACAAGCGCCATGACCACCCTCGAGGCCGACTACGAGCGCATTCACCCCGCCCGGATCAAGTGGGTCCTCTCTCGCGTCGACGTTCACGACGTCACCAAGGAGATCACCGATCACGCCGCAGCCCTCCTGCGCAGCCACCGCCTCCACGGCCACAAGTACGCCATCGACGCCGCCTTCGCCGTCATCGCCCGCACCGCACCCCAGCCGGCCACCGCCGTGACCTCCGATCCCGAGGACCTGACGCTCCTGTGCGGCCCCGCCGTAGAGGTCGTCAAAGTCTGA
- a CDS encoding DNA-binding protein, which produces MARRRLSHEGTPVLDSEGLSKLLADEEQVVALIAAARSRGMEVVISALTIIEAVHARTNTSRLNWVLSGLRVVPVGDEEARAASTLLMNAGLHGHTYAIDAAVAEAALRQHRPVVMLTSDRDDMAKLCGERVRLVAV; this is translated from the coding sequence GTGGCCCGCCGCAGGCTGAGTCACGAGGGGACGCCGGTCCTCGACAGCGAGGGACTCTCGAAGCTGCTCGCTGACGAAGAGCAGGTGGTGGCCCTGATCGCCGCGGCGCGCTCGCGCGGCATGGAGGTCGTGATCAGTGCGCTCACCATCATCGAGGCGGTCCACGCCCGTACGAACACGTCACGCCTGAACTGGGTCCTTTCCGGGCTGCGGGTCGTCCCGGTCGGTGACGAGGAGGCGAGGGCTGCCTCGACGTTGCTGATGAATGCCGGGTTGCACGGACACACGTACGCGATCGATGCGGCCGTTGCCGAGGCCGCGCTGCGGCAGCACCGCCCCGTGGTCATGCTGACTTCCGATAGGGACGACATGGCCAAGCTGTGCGGCGAGCGGGTCCGGCTCGTGGCGGTGTGA
- a CDS encoding DUF6119 family protein translates to MSSTASKRTLYRLTHVKATPESMLEALDVDALDTLDAVVRDVSDHMGVPALAVSFAVAKEEAAWGKDILRLTDESDLLQSEQRTGALLVLAADNVVYAIGFDQGYRLLPAQLKDAHFGLSFGIRAINPRQVRDFTASVLGQARIDSSLIPAGASVPALGLRDHGRIIRHLGGYLDEVDLTAGSGARNGAMTAEGGIGLRIKLGTTPATLIKDIRAIAAICEHVVPHPDLAFVEHITAVKDPSLIDALDAELDATLGRPADGRIMTAVPFSQSTDLPRSTACTIKIGSCPPHLRDEFSLDYVLERARVIKAGARVTALRQGTVELFRDTLSARTALAPRTASLEALSKETAMKWIEATSSLGSRTFCLLDGEWYELGAGYLRNVNETVAPLFPDAPSVDLPRWPLVEKLNRKGMRVMRPVDEGDYNKLAAQARRGWVCLDKKNVHNPFRASNSVEICDLFTEDDTLVLVKPAHSSSPLSHLFSQARVSVELLFENAAVRAEFARSVHVNSDPARSIPEDFTPRRVVFAILLKDGAKLTPDSLFPFSAITLAQTAKALAARGVTVEVIGVESESAQSAMRDEAA, encoded by the coding sequence GTGTCCAGCACCGCGTCGAAGCGCACCCTGTACCGCCTGACCCACGTCAAGGCGACCCCTGAGTCGATGCTCGAAGCCCTCGACGTCGACGCCCTTGACACCCTGGACGCGGTCGTGCGCGACGTCAGCGATCACATGGGAGTTCCCGCCCTCGCGGTGTCCTTCGCCGTAGCGAAGGAGGAAGCCGCCTGGGGCAAGGACATCCTCCGGCTCACCGACGAGTCGGACCTGCTGCAGAGCGAGCAGCGCACCGGCGCACTGCTCGTGCTCGCCGCCGACAACGTGGTGTACGCGATCGGCTTCGACCAGGGCTACCGGCTTCTCCCCGCCCAGCTCAAGGACGCGCACTTCGGTCTGTCCTTCGGTATCCGCGCCATCAACCCGCGTCAGGTGCGGGACTTCACTGCCAGCGTCCTCGGCCAGGCGCGCATCGACAGTTCCCTGATCCCTGCCGGCGCCTCCGTACCGGCACTCGGACTCCGGGACCACGGGCGGATCATCCGCCACCTCGGCGGCTACCTCGACGAAGTCGACCTCACCGCAGGGAGCGGTGCCAGGAACGGGGCCATGACCGCGGAGGGCGGCATCGGTCTCCGTATCAAACTCGGCACCACCCCCGCCACACTGATCAAGGACATCCGCGCCATCGCCGCGATCTGCGAGCACGTCGTTCCCCACCCCGACCTGGCCTTTGTCGAGCACATCACCGCGGTCAAGGACCCTTCCCTCATCGACGCGCTCGACGCGGAACTGGACGCCACGCTCGGCCGTCCGGCAGACGGCCGGATCATGACCGCCGTCCCCTTCTCCCAGAGCACCGATCTGCCCCGGTCCACCGCCTGCACCATCAAGATCGGGTCCTGCCCGCCCCACCTCCGGGACGAGTTCAGTCTCGACTACGTCCTGGAGCGGGCCCGTGTGATCAAGGCAGGCGCCCGCGTCACGGCGCTCCGGCAGGGCACCGTCGAACTGTTTCGTGACACGCTCTCCGCACGGACCGCGCTCGCCCCGCGCACCGCCTCCCTGGAAGCCCTGTCCAAGGAAACCGCCATGAAGTGGATCGAGGCCACTTCCTCCCTCGGCTCCCGCACGTTCTGTCTGCTCGACGGTGAGTGGTACGAGCTCGGGGCGGGCTACCTGCGCAACGTCAACGAGACCGTGGCTCCCTTGTTCCCCGACGCGCCCTCAGTCGATCTCCCCCGCTGGCCGCTCGTCGAGAAGCTCAACAGGAAGGGTATGCGCGTGATGCGTCCCGTAGACGAAGGCGACTACAACAAGCTGGCCGCCCAGGCCCGTCGCGGCTGGGTCTGCCTGGACAAGAAGAACGTCCACAACCCCTTTCGGGCAAGCAACTCCGTCGAGATCTGCGACCTGTTCACCGAGGACGACACTCTTGTCCTCGTGAAGCCCGCGCACTCCTCAAGCCCGCTGAGTCACCTGTTCAGCCAGGCGCGCGTCTCCGTTGAGCTCCTCTTCGAGAACGCGGCCGTACGCGCGGAGTTCGCCCGGTCCGTACACGTCAACAGCGATCCGGCCCGCAGCATCCCCGAGGACTTCACCCCGCGCCGCGTCGTCTTCGCGATCCTTCTGAAGGACGGAGCCAAGCTCACGCCGGACTCCCTCTTCCCGTTCTCCGCCATCACCCTGGCCCAGACCGCGAAGGCCCTCGCCGCTCGCGGCGTGACCGTCGAAGTCATCGGCGTCGAAAGCGAGTCGGCCCAGTCCGCCATGCGCGACGAGGCTGCGTAG